The Echinimonas agarilytica genomic sequence TCCGGCGCCGCCGACGGCGGCTTCCTGGGCGTTTGCCTGCTGACCCTGAACCTGCAACTTCTTTTATCAATGAGGCACGTTTATCGCCCGTTGATGTGAGGTACTGTTGCCACCACTCTGCTAGGGGTTTTAGCTCGCCACCGTAGACTTCACCTCGCAACAATAAAAAGTCGAATGCTGCACGAATCTTTGGGTGAGTCGATAGCTTCTCTGCACGTTTGCCTTGGCGGTTGGGTAAGCGCAATTGCAAGCTCCAGATATCACGAGACACAAGGCTAAAGCGTTTTGGTACCGCGGTCCGTTTTTGCTGGCGGTCGAGCACTTCACTGGCCGCGATTTGAAACGCCTCAGAAGGTCCGAGTTCAGATTCAGTGGCCAGCTCTCGCGCATTAAATTCAACCAATGGCCACAGCATCGCAGCATAGATAAATGCTGGAGTGACGCTTTGATCGTTGTTCACGCGCTCATCCGTATTGCGGAGCGCTGCAAGAATAAAGGCCTCATCCGCTTCTGTTGCATCGCTGTCAAGAAACGTAACTAAATCAGGGAATAAAGCTTCGAGTAAGCCAAATTCGCGTAGCATCTGGAAGTTTTCTTCGGCTTTACCGGCCAGAAGTAATTTACAAATTTCGTCAAATAGGCGAGCTGCAGGAATACTGCCCAACAAGTGAGCTAGGTCATGAATTGGGTCTGCTGTGCGAGGTTCGATGGTCATGTCGAGTTTGGTGGCAAAACGCACGGCACGAATCATTCGGACCGGATCTTCTCGATAACGCTCAACTGGGTCTCCGATGATTTCGATGCGGCGATTGTTAATGGCATCTATGCCATTGGCAAAATCAAGCAATGAGTAGTCGGCAATGCTGTAGTAAATAGCATTGATGGTGAAGTCGCGGCGTTCGGCATC encodes the following:
- the pcnB gene encoding polynucleotide adenylyltransferase PcnB — encoded protein: MPRSEHGISRQQLSPSALKVMYRLNKQGFEAYLVGGGVRDLLLGQQPKDFDIVTNARPEQVKKLFHNCRLIGRRFRLAHIMFGREIIEVATMRGHHDDSKSNQVSKLDDAGMIVRDNVYGTIEEDAERRDFTINAIYYSIADYSLLDFANGIDAINNRRIEIIGDPVERYREDPVRMIRAVRFATKLDMTIEPRTADPIHDLAHLLGSIPAARLFDEICKLLLAGKAEENFQMLREFGLLEALFPDLVTFLDSDATEADEAFILAALRNTDERVNNDQSVTPAFIYAAMLWPLVEFNARELATESELGPSEAFQIAASEVLDRQQKRTAVPKRFSLVSRDIWSLQLRLPNRQGKRAEKLSTHPKIRAAFDFLLLRGEVYGGELKPLAEWWQQYLTSTGDKRASLIKEVAGSGSAGKRPGSRRRRRRTSPNKPKKDAES